The window CTAGCGACGGAGGCCGCGGCACCGTTGATGGAGCCCAGCACTTTCGAAGTCGGAGCAGAGTTGGCCAGCATAATGGCGGTTGCGGGGAAGGCGATGACATGGAAGGTGATCTTGCTGATCAATGCCACGTACGCCGCGGGCATTTGCAGCTTGGTTGGTAGCAGGATGAGGTACGGCACGGCCATGTAAAGTGGCGGCCAGATCATCAGCACGAAGCGGAAGGTCCGAAGGGTGCCAAAGTGTTTGACCACGAATGGGAACAGCCAGAGCTGGGCAATCATCGAGTACACACCCTGGACGGCAAGCATAAGCCCAATGGTCTTGGTCATTAGGCCAAGGCCACCAGTGAACTTGAGAGGCAGGACCACCGTGGCCTCTGATTTGGGAGTGCTCAGGAAGACCGGCATTAGCTGGTCAAATGACACGCTATGGCTGCAGGCAGGGTTTCTTGTCAGCATTACTCTCTCTTGAGGCGGCGTTAGGGCTAACTAACTATGCAAGAATCCCGTAAGCCACAATGGTCAAGATAACTTGTCGGGTAAATGCCTTAGGTGCAGGACGCTTCTGCCCTTCCAGATCGGCATCTGCAGGGCGGTCCGCCACGGAGCTCATGCGTGGCGTTGATTCGGCGCATTCATAGTCTGGTGGCACGTCACCATACACGAAATATTTAGCTTCCTCCGCGCTCACGTCGGAATCGTCGGGAAGTTGCACCCGCGAGCCACAGCATTGGCTGACAAGCCAGTGCCCGAGCTCAAGACCGGGGTCACGACGGTGCTTTTTCTCCGGGTGCGTCTCTTCCAGAAACAGGAAGCCGACCACGACGCCACACACCAACACAGTGATGCACACCAGATTGGGCAGCAGGAAGGGGAACCGGTCGAACAGCGTGTTGCGCGCAAAGAACGACGGGTAGTTCTCGCACGGTTGCGCCAAAACACCGCCCAGAGCCGGCCCAATGATGGAGCCCAAGCACCACACAAAGGGCATGATCGAGTAAGCTCGCGGCTGGTGCTCCTTGACGGTCACGATCTCTGCTACGGTCGTCTGCAGCACGCCGATGTTCCCGTTCAACAGGCCACCCAGAGCGCGCGCAATCATGGCTGTTGCCAGGTTTGGCGCGAATCCGAACACCACCATGCTGATGGCCGTGCCCACCAAGCCCATAATCAGAACGGGCTTGCGGCCGATGCGATCGCTCATACGACCCCAGAACATGCCAGCCGAGAACTCGGCAAAGGTGAAGGACGAGGTGATCATGCCGGCATACAGAGCAATCTTGCCGTCGTTATCCGTAACATGGAATGACTCGACCATGCGATAGACGTAGGGGAAAATCGACATGAATGCGATGGGCTCGCAAATGCGGCAGAGCGCTGGAAAGCATAGTTAGTATCCATCGTCATAGTTGCTGTTGCAAAGTCCCCAAAATCCGGGGTTATTGTTCGCATATTTGGATCGCGTTGCAAAAGTACTGGACTTACCTAAAACGAACAATTGCCGGACAGGAAATGCAGACCAGTCCTCGCCAGCGCCATTGCGCTGCCTCCGTCCCTGTAAACAGGACGGCCGTTGGAACATTTTGTGTGCAAAAACAAGCAAAGAGGGagaaacccaaaaaaaaaatcgCAGGCCCCGCGTCTCCAGGTAGGtgtgacaagaagaaaaaaaagtacGAAAGGCCgtgcttttgttttctgaCAGTTTCCCCAGGTTAATGGGACAGGGCTTGGAAGGGAGAGAATGCAATTGGTGTGGAGGCTGGCGGTATATCGGAGCAAGGAGCCTCTTTGTTGGCGTTTAGGGCTTCAGCATTGCTCCCCCTGCGGTTGAACCCTATCGGGGCGATAAATGAGACACCAGCAAGGGAGGACCTTGACACAATAATGACCTCGGAAGTTTCTAGAGGCAAATCAAGGAGACGGGCCCCTCGGAAGTTTGAAGGAAGGGCGAGGGAAGAATGGAGAAGGGATCTATGAAGAATCTTGGGGAAGAGCGTGGGAGGTTCAAAGCAGGACACAGATTAATAATAAATTGCGATGAGCAGATcacaaagaagaaagggagtTCATTCCAACCGGTCcgggggggaagggaaggtTATTATATGAAAATCCCAGCCGGGTGTTCTACGGTGGATAGGTTCCATCTATAAAGTCAAGCTCGATGAGATCGCGCCACAGAGCCCAAACGTCAAACCCCCATGAATATTTTGGTCACAGCTGTACAGGCGCCGCAGGATGCAGAGCAAAATTGTTGGATTGGGATAATAGAATAATAGCCAGACCCACCTCTGAGGAAAAATAATTGATTTATTATTTTTTTGATTGAATTTACTTTTCGTACGGTAATCATAATTCCAGGCAAAGCACAGATCGGGGCTATCCAATTCAAACACCGCCCAAAGCCCAAAGGGGGCGGAAGAAACACCCTGGAGGCAAGGACCAGTGGGACCAATGGAAAACGAGAAATCGAAGTTGATCTCCGTCATCTGTTCACACGGGGAATCCCACGGCGGTCTTCCAGCCAGTCGGCGGCTGTGGAATCGCTGCCCAGCTGCTGACCGCGTTCACGACCTGGCCGCATATTATAATATTGTTGCTGAAGGCGAATACATACATCATAGTCAAACCGTCAGATACTTTGGTATTCAACCGGCCCCACAGATCCGGTCAGAAAGGAAGGGGTCGATACCTGCCCTATTTTGTCTAGTGGACAAGTGATGGATCCTTAGCACCGGGCCCTCGGGGAACAGCAGGAGGCGGTTTCCCAGCGCGCTAAATCATCCGTCTTAGTTTAAGATGATCGGCGCTggtccttttctttccagtGGTCTGGTTC of the Penicillium psychrofluorescens genome assembly, chromosome: 1 genome contains:
- a CDS encoding uncharacterized protein (ID:PFLUO_001120-T1.cds;~source:funannotate) — its product is MPVFLSTPKSEATVVLPLKFTGGLGLMTKTIGLMLAVQGVYSMIAQLWLFPFVVKHFGTLRTFRFVLMIWPPLYMAVPYLILLPTKLQMPAAYVALISKITFHVIAFPATAIMLANSAPTSKVLGSINGAAASVASLARAFGPTITGLLHSKGLDSGYSVLAWWACGLVCLIGAIESFWMEEPPMPDRFKQSEVNESEMKQDALSDFTPRNSTTLPEEEHRLLSLRSSIDHDFDASSLDLTAVEKFTRSETDPSATRV
- a CDS encoding uncharacterized protein (ID:PFLUO_001121-T1.cds;~source:funannotate), yielding MFQRPSCLQGRRQRNGAGEDWSAFPVRQLFVLALCRICEPIAFMSIFPYVYRMVESFHVTDNDGKIALYAGMITSSFTFAEFSAGMFWGRMSDRIGRKPVLIMGLVGTAISMVVFGFAPNLATAMIARALGGLLNGNIGVLQTTVAEIVTVKEHQPRAYSIMPFVWCLGSIIGPALGGVLAQPCENYPSFFARNTLFDRFPFLLPNLVCITVLVCGVVVGFLFLEETHPEKKHRRDPGLELGHWLVSQCCGSRVQLPDDSDVSAEEAKYFVYGDVPPDYECAESTPRMSSVADRPADADLEGQKRPAPKAFTRQVILTIVAYGILA